A segment of the Anopheles cruzii chromosome 2, idAnoCruzAS_RS32_06, whole genome shotgun sequence genome:
GGTTCTCCCATTCGAACAGGTCAGCCGATATCTACGAACCGTTTTCGGCTACAGAACGGTGGTCGAATATTGTGTAATCGATGTCCAGCACTAGTAGCTTTTTGCCTTCGCGCGGCGGATTTAGCTCCTTGATGGTGTATTCCTTAATGcgcttgtttatttttgtcagGTAGATCTCCTTGTTCTCCAGCGGCACGTTATCGTCCTCTTCTTTATCGAGGTCGTTTACAACGCTTCCAATGTCGGTAGGCCGCGATGAAGCCTCCATAATGTCGCACTCCAACGATCCAACCTAGCATCCGATCGGACAGATCAAAACATGCTGTGAGGAAAGAACATTTTACTTACCATCATCACTTTAAAATTCGGCTTCAGTTCCAAAACGCCAAGTCTTATATCATCCGTTACAGGCTTCCCTGTTGATAAATATAATAGGGGATTTTCAGTGTTTGGCATACATCACAGTTATTTGGTTAGGTACTCACCTTTGTGCTTCAAATTTAGCAGCTTTTGACGCTCCGGCCGGAcctgtgtttttttgcaaatttcaTGCCTCAGCACAGCGACGGTGTCATGCTCGGTCAGATCCTCGATAGGATATTCCTTTCCGCTCCACTTGATAATGATCGTCACCTCTTTCGTATCCATGTTTTACTTCGATTTTCTCAATTGAGCAACCCAAACTCTGCCGCAGTCTTTGACGGCTCGTTATCGCTGAGTAAACGCAgtggtttttttctctgcttTTCTTATGTCAAAAAACGGCGGCACAGCCGGTTTCGAATTTCGATACGCGTGAGGGAAACCATTTTCGAAGACgcgaaacgtaaacaaaacattcaacattttctAGCGGTGCtgagaaatggaaaactttttacgAAAATTCCCCTTTCTAGTGCAACTAAACCCGTATTACTTCACTGGGCTCTACAAACAGGTAAGCGGACAACTAGTTTGAAACTAAACTTTTTGTATTAATCCGGGCTGCTTTCGCAGGCATaccattttcgtttttattttccacaatttCCTAGCACCAGAAACAACAGAACAGCCGTTTTTTGTGGATCCACACCGATACCGCTCAGTTCTGATCAAGTTTCCATCTGTGACGTCGAAGCCTTCGTAACCAGCATACTGAATGCGCTGGATCAACGACACATTGAGAATCAAGATCAAAAAGAATCGGGCGCTTTAACCGATATTGCATTTGACTTGCTATCAGTCCAAGAGCGGTACCAATGTGATGTTACGTTCAACGGTAGCTTCAATATCGTAGAAATTAGCAATTtacgaaattggaaaaagcaTTCAATCTCCCTCAGCCACACCTCGAACGGGCAATTTAAGATTGTGCAGCACACTCTGCCGGATCTTGTCATCACCGAAGCGTTCACACGCCAGGCAACGCTAGAACGGCAGATGCAAATTTTTGTGGATGTGCTCGATCAATTAAAAGAGTTCTACAACAATCTCAGCATGATTGATGAACTCTGCTACGTCGTTTACCCCATTCATATTGACACAAGGACTTCGTGGCGAATTTTCAAGTACGATCAAAAGGTGTTCCTTAAAATTGTACTGCATCCGCTCCAGCCTTCGTCGATAGACATCACATTCATTGGACCCACGAGACTTGTGTCTAAATTACGAGAAAAGTACAATGAAAAGCAAGAAGAATGGGACACAGAAAGTCGTGTTTATACGAATTTGGTCAGAATATTCGACATCATTTCTTTTCCCATACGACCGATGCAACTCGctggagcggagcggagcgaggACGGAGACGACGCCTGTGGTATTTGTATGGTCTACAAGGATTCGGACAATCGCATTCCGTTCATTTCGTGCgacaatgaaaaat
Coding sequences within it:
- the LOC128266895 gene encoding E3 ubiquitin-protein ligase FANCL, with protein sequence MENFLRKFPFLVQLNPYYFTGLYKQAYHFRFYFPQFPSTRNNRTAVFCGSTPIPLSSDQVSICDVEAFVTSILNALDQRHIENQDQKESGALTDIAFDLLSVQERYQCDVTFNGSFNIVEISNLRNWKKHSISLSHTSNGQFKIVQHTLPDLVITEAFTRQATLERQMQIFVDVLDQLKEFYNNLSMIDELCYVVYPIHIDTRTSWRIFKYDQKVFLKIVLHPLQPSSIDITFIGPTRLVSKLREKYNEKQEEWDTESRVYTNLVRIFDIISFPIRPMQLAGAERSEDGDDACGICMVYKDSDNRIPFISCDNEKCSLIFHVSCLKEKESKQFFTVSIGNCPYCKQKISSSFDDLILSV